In Nitrospira sp., one genomic interval encodes:
- a CDS encoding response regulator transcription factor, translating into MTMTQTKTTQVFIVNPQELVRVGLRTLLATQDDFAVAGESSSRGEALPLLLHTKPDIVILDLRAQDGKSINTAKEILAHLPHTRLLFLADNLNDTILLSAVATGAHGYVLQDAGNETLLQALRSLAKGQSFLDPGATRQTFAYLRKIADREPEWGQHLLSPQERRLLPLVAQGKTNKEIAAELGLSDKTVKNYLANVYTKLHLTRRSQAAAFYLKHLS; encoded by the coding sequence ATGACCATGACACAAACCAAGACCACACAGGTATTCATCGTCAATCCCCAGGAACTCGTTCGAGTCGGACTGCGTACGCTCTTGGCGACGCAGGACGATTTCGCCGTCGCCGGCGAATCGTCCTCCCGCGGGGAGGCGCTGCCGCTCCTCCTTCACACCAAGCCCGACATCGTCATCCTGGACCTCCGGGCCCAGGACGGGAAGAGCATCAACACCGCCAAGGAAATCCTGGCGCATCTCCCGCACACACGGCTCCTCTTCCTCGCGGACAACCTCAACGACACCATTCTCCTGTCCGCCGTCGCGACCGGGGCACATGGGTATGTTCTACAAGACGCAGGCAACGAGACCCTACTCCAGGCCCTACGCTCGCTGGCCAAGGGGCAATCCTTCCTCGATCCGGGAGCGACGCGCCAGACGTTCGCCTATCTTCGCAAGATTGCAGACCGGGAACCGGAATGGGGGCAACATCTGCTGTCGCCGCAAGAGCGACGACTCTTGCCGCTCGTGGCCCAGGGGAAGACCAACAAAGAAATCGCCGCCGAACTCGGGTTGAGCGACAAGACGGTCAAAAATTACCTCGCGAACGTCTACACCAAACTCCATCTGACCAGGAGGTCCCAAGCCGCCGCCTTCTATCTGAAACATTTGTCCTGA
- a CDS encoding PAS domain S-box protein — translation MYHFPSFHLGDMTACSAALRRLGDDATGLQDVAGRIVAHLYRSFTILGTDQPACVLVRLFKTIRYDRLAPELQRLAAQRIGGAPADPSIACLTLLGSAGVIPGWNDPTQSGRFRVIPLSSPEEVDRLPMFSQLFHQIGWSLPSRTQPSADLLVDRQEHAFNVFHILQAAGSPYVPAQEEFVGPFGVRSVLGFGAVLPDNELFTVILFSRDTIPESVAQLFKSLALSVQVALAPHVDGTAAPENRAGSSVRGAQPINALCGADPKQARIDELERLLRVHEETARTQAEQIDMIVKGSGIGTWDWHIPSGQVVFNERWATMLGYEPAEIEPHVRAWERLVHPDDKPAIMQAVAAHLRGETPVYCSEHRLRHKSGAWHWVYDSGKVLVRDAGGAPIRAAGIHLDVTERKQLEQAQARAQQEIRDQQQALHHAQALAHLGSWEWDIVTGAERWSDEQFRVFGYAPNQISPTYDLFLRALHPDDLLRVREAVDAALHRHVSYNIDCRIIRPSGEVRHVNCRGLVHRNAEGQPIRMAGTVLDLTESKQAESALRASETQIRSIFETAIEGIVVIDDHGKIEQVNPALVTLLGYEEQELVGQNISMIMPSAHRGDHDEYLANHLIIGRGSIIDIGGEVVAKRKDGLCIDIHLSVSEMQVGSARKYTGMIRDITGRKRIEANLRKSEERFRQLAEHIDAVFWLTTPDKHEVLYVSPAFETIWECPRATLYARADSWLEHVHPDDRERIANASACQASFPYDEDYRIVTPSGAVRWIRDRSFPIRDEKGTVSRLAGIAVDITAAKTMAEKVGASEARYRALVELSPNAIFVNCGGQIVFANQACLQLLGCKTAHDLLGKPVMHIVHPTFRSRVAERIVAMESGRQVASPIEEQLVRLDGTVIDVEVTAAAITHEGRPAIQVIATDISARKHLEQALLSTNLQLTAILNGATHESIIATDPKGLITTFNAGAEHLLGYAACEIVGERFLPHFHLPGELEARSRQLSELYDRPIQGFEVLTRNAESGGFDEREWTYVCKNGAHRTVLLTITALRQENGTLTGFLAMGKDITRRKEAEAALAQARDEALRIAQLKTDFLATMSHEIRTPMNAIIGMTDLLLETALTEEQRSFADTVRRSSDALLTLVNDVLDFSKIEAGKLHFENIDFDLRLTVEDTLDLLADQAQGKGLELVGLVEAAVPMGVQGDPGRLRQILVNLVGNAIKFTPSGEVFVHVRRDDSGDPNLLRFSVTDTGIGIPTEVQSRLFQAFVQADSSTTRRFGGTGLGLAICQRLVAQMGGQIGIESQPGEGSTFWFTVRLPEAAIAPPASAGSWAALNGCRVLLVEQNGRAERTLRQQLTSRGMDCTCALNGNQAIDMAMTASVTQKPFDVALIELYLPGMDGFETARRLKNDPLTSGLRVVILTTVGRRGDGEKAQALGIDAYLTKPIRQAQLFDCLTLLLKGPSPVSQPGVVTPQPLITRHTLAESGGSGTPRLLLVEDNPVNQKVACKMLEKLGYRVDVAANGLEAVTAQERSPYPLIFMDCQMPEMDGFEATALIRKKEGRTAHTPIIAMTANALSGDRERCLAAGMDDYLAKPIRPTDLQAILDRWLVQTHSKTGTEG, via the coding sequence ATGTACCATTTCCCCTCTTTCCATCTCGGCGACATGACGGCCTGCAGCGCGGCCCTGCGCCGGCTGGGCGACGATGCAACCGGCCTCCAGGACGTGGCCGGCCGCATCGTCGCGCATCTGTACCGCTCCTTCACCATACTCGGCACCGATCAGCCCGCCTGCGTACTCGTTCGGTTGTTCAAAACCATCCGCTACGACCGGCTCGCACCCGAACTGCAGCGCCTGGCCGCCCAACGGATAGGCGGCGCGCCTGCCGATCCCTCCATCGCCTGCCTGACCCTGCTGGGCAGCGCGGGAGTGATCCCCGGCTGGAATGATCCCACCCAGTCCGGTCGATTTCGGGTGATCCCGCTCAGTTCTCCGGAGGAAGTCGATCGGCTGCCCATGTTCAGCCAACTCTTTCATCAAATCGGTTGGTCCCTTCCCTCTCGCACCCAGCCGTCCGCCGACCTCTTGGTCGATCGGCAGGAACACGCCTTCAATGTGTTCCATATTCTCCAGGCCGCCGGCAGCCCCTATGTGCCGGCGCAGGAGGAGTTTGTCGGACCGTTCGGCGTCCGTTCCGTGCTGGGATTCGGTGCCGTCCTGCCCGACAACGAACTGTTCACCGTCATCCTCTTCAGCAGAGATACGATTCCTGAGAGCGTCGCCCAACTGTTCAAATCCCTCGCCCTCTCCGTACAAGTTGCGCTGGCTCCCCATGTCGATGGAACGGCGGCCCCCGAGAACCGCGCCGGCTCATCCGTCCGCGGCGCCCAGCCCATCAACGCCCTGTGCGGCGCCGATCCGAAACAGGCGCGCATCGACGAGTTGGAACGACTCCTGAGGGTGCACGAGGAAACCGCCAGAACCCAAGCCGAACAGATCGACATGATCGTGAAGGGCTCCGGAATCGGCACCTGGGATTGGCACATTCCCAGCGGCCAGGTGGTCTTCAACGAGCGGTGGGCGACAATGCTGGGGTACGAGCCGGCGGAGATCGAACCGCATGTGCGGGCCTGGGAGCGGCTGGTCCATCCCGACGATAAACCGGCAATCATGCAAGCCGTGGCCGCTCACCTGCGAGGAGAAACCCCGGTATATTGCAGCGAACATCGATTGCGTCACAAGTCGGGAGCTTGGCACTGGGTCTACGATAGCGGGAAAGTTCTGGTACGCGATGCCGGCGGAGCCCCCATTCGCGCCGCCGGCATCCATCTGGACGTTACCGAACGCAAACAACTTGAACAGGCACAGGCCAGGGCGCAACAGGAGATTCGCGATCAGCAGCAGGCGCTCCACCATGCGCAAGCGTTGGCCCATCTAGGCTCCTGGGAATGGGATATCGTCACAGGGGCCGAACGCTGGTCCGATGAACAGTTCCGGGTCTTCGGCTATGCGCCGAACCAAATCTCCCCCACGTACGATCTTTTTCTCCGCGCGCTCCATCCGGATGATCTGCTGCGGGTGCGAGAGGCGGTCGACGCTGCCCTCCATCGGCACGTCTCCTACAATATCGACTGCCGCATCATCCGTCCTAGCGGTGAGGTTCGCCATGTGAATTGCCGCGGCCTCGTCCACCGCAATGCCGAAGGGCAGCCGATCCGGATGGCGGGCACCGTCCTGGACCTGACCGAATCGAAGCAGGCGGAGTCGGCCCTGCGCGCCAGCGAGACCCAGATCCGCTCGATTTTTGAGACGGCGATCGAAGGAATCGTCGTCATCGACGACCATGGCAAGATCGAACAGGTCAATCCCGCCCTGGTCACTCTCCTGGGATACGAAGAACAGGAGTTGGTCGGACAGAACATCAGCATGATCATGCCTTCGGCGCACCGCGGGGACCACGACGAGTACCTCGCCAACCATCTGATCATCGGCAGAGGGTCCATCATCGACATAGGCGGGGAAGTCGTAGCTAAAAGAAAAGACGGTCTCTGTATCGACATTCATCTGTCGGTCAGTGAAATGCAGGTGGGGAGCGCGCGCAAGTATACCGGGATGATCCGCGACATCACGGGACGGAAACGGATCGAGGCCAATCTCCGAAAAAGTGAGGAGCGGTTCCGTCAACTCGCCGAACATATCGATGCCGTCTTTTGGCTCACGACCCCGGACAAGCATGAAGTACTGTACGTCAGCCCGGCGTTTGAAACGATCTGGGAATGTCCGCGGGCCACCCTCTACGCCAGAGCGGATTCTTGGCTCGAACATGTCCATCCCGATGATCGGGAACGTATCGCAAACGCCTCAGCCTGTCAGGCCTCCTTCCCCTACGACGAGGACTACCGCATCGTGACACCGAGCGGAGCCGTCCGCTGGATTCGAGACCGCAGCTTTCCAATCAGGGATGAGAAGGGTACGGTCTCTCGCCTGGCCGGAATCGCAGTCGACATCACCGCCGCCAAAACCATGGCGGAGAAGGTGGGGGCCAGCGAAGCCCGATACCGCGCCCTGGTGGAGCTCTCCCCCAACGCCATCTTCGTCAACTGCGGGGGACAGATCGTCTTCGCCAACCAAGCCTGCCTGCAATTGCTGGGCTGCAAGACCGCACACGACCTCCTGGGAAAACCCGTCATGCACATCGTCCATCCCACCTTCCGTTCGCGGGTGGCAGAACGGATCGTGGCAATGGAATCCGGCCGGCAAGTAGCTTCCCCCATCGAGGAGCAATTGGTGCGACTCGACGGGACTGTCATCGATGTGGAAGTAACCGCCGCCGCGATCACCCACGAGGGGCGACCCGCCATACAGGTCATCGCGACGGACATCAGCGCCCGCAAACATCTTGAGCAAGCCCTGCTCTCCACGAACCTGCAACTGACCGCCATCCTCAACGGCGCAACCCACGAATCCATCATCGCCACCGATCCGAAGGGCCTGATCACCACCTTCAACGCCGGAGCGGAACACCTCTTGGGGTATGCCGCGTGCGAGATAGTCGGCGAGCGATTCTTGCCCCACTTCCACCTTCCCGGAGAATTGGAGGCCCGTAGTCGTCAGTTGAGCGAACTGTATGACCGCCCCATCCAGGGGTTCGAGGTCTTGACTCGGAACGCCGAGAGCGGAGGCTTCGACGAGCGGGAGTGGACCTATGTATGCAAGAACGGCGCTCACCGGACCGTCCTGCTGACTATCACGGCGCTGCGTCAGGAAAACGGCACGCTGACGGGCTTTCTGGCCATGGGCAAAGACATCACCCGCCGCAAGGAAGCCGAGGCGGCGCTGGCCCAAGCCCGTGATGAGGCCCTGCGCATCGCTCAACTCAAGACCGACTTCCTTGCCACCATGAGCCACGAGATCCGCACGCCCATGAACGCCATCATCGGCATGACCGATCTCCTGCTCGAAACGGCCCTCACCGAGGAGCAACGAAGTTTTGCCGACACGGTGCGCCGCTCCAGCGATGCCTTGCTGACGTTGGTGAACGACGTTCTCGATTTCTCGAAAATCGAGGCGGGCAAACTCCACTTCGAAAACATCGACTTTGACTTGCGACTGACGGTGGAGGATACGCTCGACCTGCTCGCGGATCAGGCGCAGGGGAAGGGGCTCGAACTGGTCGGCTTGGTCGAGGCCGCCGTCCCGATGGGGGTACAGGGCGATCCGGGGCGTCTCCGGCAAATTCTGGTCAACCTGGTGGGCAACGCCATCAAATTCACCCCGTCGGGCGAAGTGTTCGTCCATGTCAGACGAGACGACAGCGGAGATCCGAACCTCCTCCGCTTCAGCGTCACCGATACCGGCATCGGCATACCCACGGAAGTCCAGTCACGCCTATTTCAAGCCTTCGTCCAAGCCGACAGTTCCACGACGCGTCGCTTCGGAGGGACCGGGCTGGGACTTGCCATTTGCCAACGACTGGTCGCGCAGATGGGCGGCCAGATCGGCATCGAGAGCCAGCCCGGTGAAGGCAGCACGTTCTGGTTCACCGTACGCCTCCCCGAAGCAGCCATCGCGCCGCCCGCCTCGGCGGGTTCGTGGGCCGCACTCAACGGTTGCCGCGTGTTGCTGGTCGAGCAGAACGGCAGGGCCGAACGCACCCTTCGACAACAACTGACGAGTCGCGGGATGGATTGCACCTGCGCGCTCAACGGCAATCAAGCCATCGACATGGCCATGACGGCTTCGGTCACCCAGAAACCCTTCGACGTCGCCTTGATCGAACTCTACCTGCCCGGCATGGATGGATTCGAGACGGCTCGTCGCTTGAAGAACGATCCGCTCACCTCCGGGCTGCGGGTGGTCATCCTCACGACGGTCGGCCGACGCGGCGACGGCGAGAAGGCCCAGGCCCTCGGCATCGACGCCTATCTGACGAAGCCGATCCGTCAGGCCCAACTGTTCGACTGCCTGACCCTGCTCCTGAAGGGGCCGAGTCCGGTCTCCCAACCGGGCGTCGTAACGCCACAACCGTTGATTACCCGTCACACCTTGGCGGAGTCGGGCGGGTCCGGCACACCGCGCCTCCTGCTGGTAGAAGACAATCCGGTCAACCAGAAAGTCGCCTGTAAGATGCTCGAAAAGCTGGGGTATCGAGTCGATGTGGCGGCCAATGGGCTGGAGGCCGTCACAGCCCAGGAACGAAGCCCCTATCCGCTGATCTTCATGGATTGCCAGATGCCGGAAATGGACGGGTTCGAGGCGACGGCTCTGATCCGTAAGAAAGAAGGCAGAACGGCACACACGCCGATCATCGCCATGACGGCGAACGCCCTGTCGGGGGACCGCGAACGATGTCTCGCCGCAGGGATGGACGATTACCTGGCCAAACCGATTCGTCCGACCGACCTGCAGGCGATCCTTGATCGCTGGCTCGTCCAAACACACAGCAAGACGGGGACTGAGGGATAA
- a CDS encoding TIGR00645 family protein encodes MSHPSPSQPASSFSAPHNRVEQLFEALVFGSRWIQAPLYGGLIVAELLYAYKFLAELWDMVFHIRDHSETLFMLSILSLIDITMVANLLTMVVIGGYATFVSKLDLEHHPDRPDWLSHVDPGTIKVKLAASLIGISSIHLLKAFVNVANVPIEHIKWQIFIHMTFLASAILLAYTDKLMQRDRRH; translated from the coding sequence GTGAGTCATCCGTCCCCGTCCCAACCCGCATCGTCGTTCTCAGCTCCCCATAATCGAGTCGAACAGTTGTTCGAAGCCCTGGTGTTCGGCAGCCGCTGGATCCAGGCGCCGCTGTATGGGGGCCTCATCGTCGCGGAACTCCTCTATGCCTACAAATTCCTGGCGGAACTGTGGGACATGGTCTTCCATATTCGCGACCACAGCGAAACGCTGTTCATGCTGAGCATCCTCTCCTTGATCGACATTACGATGGTGGCCAACCTGCTCACCATGGTGGTCATCGGGGGGTATGCCACCTTCGTGAGCAAATTGGATCTGGAGCACCATCCCGACCGGCCGGATTGGCTGAGTCATGTCGATCCCGGCACGATCAAGGTCAAACTCGCCGCCTCCCTGATCGGCATTTCCAGCATCCATTTGTTGAAGGCCTTCGTCAACGTCGCCAATGTGCCCATCGAGCACATCAAGTGGCAAATCTTCATCCACATGACCTTTCTGGCGTCGGCCATCCTATTGGCCTACACCGATAAGCTCATGCAGCGCGACCGGCGGCATTAA